One Sediminibacillus dalangtanensis genomic region harbors:
- the sdaAA gene encoding L-serine ammonia-lyase, iron-sulfur-dependent, subunit alpha, translating into MFRNAAELVEIAENENIKISEVMIRQEMDVKDKTREEVFSQMETNLSVMEKAVEEGLQGVKSHSGLTGGDAVLLQKYLQEKQPLSGELLLDAVSKAVATNEVNAAMGTICATPTAGSAGCVPGTLFAVKNRLHPTREEMIRYLFTAGAFGFVVANNASISGAAGGCQAEVGSAAAMAAAAIVEMAGGTPQQSADAFAITLKNMLGLVCDPVAGLVEVPCVKRNAAGASNAIVSADMALAGVTSRIPCDEVIGAMYRIGRAMPSAHRETAEGGLAATPTGRALEAKIYGIPMKKE; encoded by the coding sequence GTGTTCCGAAATGCTGCTGAATTAGTTGAAATTGCAGAAAACGAAAACATTAAAATCTCAGAAGTGATGATTCGTCAGGAAATGGACGTGAAAGATAAAACACGAGAAGAAGTTTTCAGCCAAATGGAAACCAACTTATCGGTCATGGAAAAAGCAGTAGAAGAAGGACTGCAAGGAGTGAAATCTCATTCTGGTCTGACTGGCGGAGACGCCGTTCTCTTGCAAAAGTATCTTCAGGAGAAACAACCATTGTCTGGAGAACTTCTGTTGGATGCAGTGAGTAAGGCGGTGGCTACGAACGAGGTGAACGCAGCCATGGGCACCATATGCGCTACCCCCACTGCTGGAAGTGCTGGCTGTGTTCCGGGTACCCTGTTCGCAGTTAAAAATCGTCTACACCCAACAAGGGAAGAAATGATCCGTTATCTATTTACTGCTGGCGCATTCGGTTTTGTCGTTGCTAACAACGCTTCCATTTCAGGGGCAGCTGGTGGCTGTCAAGCCGAAGTAGGGTCTGCAGCTGCAATGGCGGCTGCGGCAATCGTGGAAATGGCAGGAGGTACTCCCCAGCAAAGTGCTGATGCATTTGCTATCACATTGAAAAACATGCTTGGTCTTGTTTGCGACCCGGTTGCGGGCCTTGTGGAAGTTCCCTGTGTAAAACGCAATGCTGCGGGGGCTTCCAATGCTATTGTATCAGCGGATATGGCGTTGGCCGGAGTTACAAGTCGTATCCCTTGTGACGAAGTGATCGGTGCCATGTACCGGATAGGGAGAGCTATGCCCTCGGCTCATAGAGAAACGGCTGAAGGTGGATTGGCTGCGACCCCTACTGGCAGGGCGCTAGAAGCCAAGATATATGGAATTCCTATGAAGAAAGAGTGA
- the recG gene encoding ATP-dependent DNA helicase RecG, protein MLNDPVINVKGIGEKLEQGLNSLGIHTVEDLLFYFPARYDVYEIKPLSELVHNDKVTIEGEVISEPSLAFYGKKKSRLSFNLQVEHVTVKAVMFNRSFAKKQLQTGDIVTVTGKWDQHRLQITVSNYKKGRAKSDAKIQPVYALKSDVSNLQIKKAVSTALSQFQDSLQEILPQEYLSAYKLPGRMEAVKQMHFPDNHQVLKHARRRFTYEEFLLFQLKMQLLRKRKRESTYGNSLEYEKQAVDEFVERLPFRLTAAQLRSLQEILTDLHSPYRMNRLLQGDVGSGKTAVAAIALYAAITAAKQGALMVPTEILAEQHFHSLTELFADHASVVLLTGSVKGKRRKQILQEIAEKEADIIIGTHALIQDEVLFQDLGLVIVDEQHRFGVEQRRVLRDKGLHPDVLFMTATPIPRTLAITAFGDMDVSVIDELPSGRKQVETYWVKENMLDRVLQFIQKEVDNGHQAYVICPLIEESDKLDIQNAVELYEQLKEIYAPKTTVGLMHGRLPSDEKEEVMREFAANDIQVLVSTTVVEVGVNVPNASVMVIYDAERFGLSQLHQLRGRVGRGEAQSYCILVADPKGEVGKERMKIMTETANGFQLSEEDLKLRGPGDFFGKKQSGIPEFRVADMVHDYRALETARMDAQQILEAGSLDKDPQFKQLATHVYNDKIVMGETLD, encoded by the coding sequence TTGTTGAATGACCCGGTAATAAATGTGAAAGGAATCGGAGAAAAATTAGAGCAGGGGTTGAACAGCTTAGGAATTCATACTGTAGAAGACTTGCTGTTTTACTTTCCTGCCCGGTATGATGTATATGAAATCAAACCATTAAGTGAACTGGTACACAATGATAAGGTAACGATCGAGGGAGAGGTGATCAGTGAACCTTCCCTTGCTTTTTATGGAAAAAAAAAGTCGCGTCTTTCTTTTAATTTGCAAGTGGAACATGTGACAGTCAAAGCAGTTATGTTCAATCGTTCTTTTGCAAAAAAACAATTGCAGACCGGAGACATCGTGACGGTTACAGGCAAGTGGGATCAACATCGCTTGCAAATCACGGTCAGTAATTATAAGAAAGGCAGAGCAAAAAGCGATGCGAAAATACAACCAGTCTATGCTTTGAAGAGCGATGTTTCCAACCTTCAGATCAAAAAAGCTGTCAGCACAGCATTATCTCAATTTCAGGATAGTCTCCAAGAAATTTTGCCACAGGAGTATTTATCGGCATACAAATTGCCGGGTCGTATGGAAGCTGTGAAGCAAATGCACTTTCCTGATAACCATCAGGTTTTGAAACATGCTAGAAGACGGTTCACTTATGAAGAATTTCTGCTTTTTCAGTTAAAAATGCAGCTGCTCAGGAAGCGTAAACGAGAATCAACTTATGGAAACAGCCTGGAGTATGAAAAACAGGCTGTGGATGAATTTGTCGAAAGACTTCCATTTCGGCTCACTGCTGCACAATTGCGTTCGCTTCAAGAAATTTTGACAGACTTGCATTCCCCTTACCGAATGAATCGGTTGTTGCAGGGGGATGTGGGTTCGGGCAAAACGGCTGTTGCTGCCATTGCCTTGTATGCTGCAATTACGGCCGCGAAGCAGGGGGCATTAATGGTGCCGACAGAAATTCTGGCTGAGCAGCATTTTCATTCATTGACAGAACTGTTTGCCGACCATGCATCGGTAGTGTTGCTGACTGGTTCTGTCAAAGGAAAAAGAAGAAAGCAAATTCTGCAAGAAATTGCTGAAAAAGAGGCGGATATCATTATCGGTACGCATGCTTTGATTCAAGACGAGGTTCTCTTTCAGGATCTTGGCCTGGTGATCGTTGATGAACAACATCGTTTTGGGGTGGAACAAAGGCGTGTGTTGAGGGATAAAGGTCTTCATCCGGATGTTTTGTTCATGACCGCTACACCCATACCGCGGACTTTGGCAATAACGGCTTTTGGAGACATGGATGTATCTGTTATCGACGAGTTGCCTTCGGGAAGAAAGCAAGTTGAAACCTATTGGGTAAAAGAAAACATGCTGGACAGGGTCTTGCAGTTTATCCAAAAAGAAGTGGACAATGGTCATCAGGCATATGTCATTTGCCCATTGATAGAAGAGTCCGACAAACTGGACATTCAAAATGCGGTTGAACTTTATGAGCAGTTAAAAGAAATCTACGCTCCCAAAACCACTGTCGGACTGATGCATGGAAGGCTTCCTTCCGATGAAAAGGAAGAGGTTATGCGGGAGTTTGCTGCCAATGATATACAAGTATTGGTGTCCACCACTGTCGTAGAAGTAGGGGTCAATGTGCCTAATGCGAGTGTGATGGTCATTTATGATGCGGAAAGGTTTGGGCTTTCCCAGCTTCATCAGTTAAGGGGACGTGTCGGCAGAGGTGAAGCCCAGAGTTATTGTATTTTGGTGGCCGATCCAAAAGGAGAGGTTGGAAAAGAGCGAATGAAAATCATGACCGAAACAGCAAACGGCTTTCAGTTGTCTGAAGAGGATTTGAAACTCCGTGGTCCCGGTGACTTCTTTGGCAAAAAGCAAAGTGGAATACCTGAATTCAGAGTCGCTGATATGGTTCATGATTACCGGGCCCTAGAAACAGCAAGAATGGACGCACAGCAAATCTTGGAAGCAGGTTCACTCGATAAAGATCCGCAATTTAAACAGCTTGCCACGCATGTTTACAATGATAAGATCGTTATGGGAGAAACGCTCGACTAA
- the sdaAB gene encoding L-serine ammonia-lyase, iron-sulfur-dependent subunit beta, whose amino-acid sequence MKYKSVFDIIGPVMVGPSSSHTAGAARIGRAARNLFGREPAWAEIHLYGSFAKTYKGHGTDVAIVGGLLDYDTDDQRIGKSIQTAEKKGMKVSFHEDEAATEHPNTARIKIGDGEGDLELVGISIGGGKAEITELNGFELHLSGNHPAILVMHNDRHGAIASVTQILAKHEINIGRMEVSRKDIGKEALMVIEVDQNVEDNVMRELENASHILQLSKIVD is encoded by the coding sequence ATGAAATACAAATCTGTGTTTGATATCATCGGTCCGGTAATGGTTGGTCCTTCCAGTTCGCATACTGCTGGTGCCGCCAGAATCGGAAGAGCTGCTAGGAATTTGTTCGGAAGGGAACCTGCATGGGCGGAAATTCATCTCTATGGATCGTTCGCCAAGACATATAAAGGCCATGGAACGGATGTAGCTATTGTTGGCGGCTTATTGGACTATGATACGGATGATCAGCGGATTGGCAAGTCGATTCAAACAGCTGAGAAAAAAGGGATGAAGGTCTCTTTTCATGAAGATGAAGCTGCAACAGAACATCCTAACACTGCCCGGATTAAAATTGGCGATGGTGAGGGCGATTTAGAACTTGTCGGTATTTCTATTGGCGGGGGAAAAGCAGAGATTACGGAATTGAATGGATTCGAGCTGCACTTGTCCGGCAACCATCCCGCTATTCTTGTGATGCATAATGATCGACATGGCGCAATCGCTTCTGTAACGCAAATACTTGCCAAGCATGAAATCAACATTGGCCGGATGGAAGTTTCGCGAAAAGATATTGGAAAAGAGGCACTCATGGTCATTGAAGTAGACCAAAATGTGGAAGATAACGTTATGCGTGAACTGGAAAATGCTTCCCATATTCTACAATTGTCAAAAATCGTAGATTGA